One Curtobacterium sp. MCLR17_007 DNA window includes the following coding sequences:
- a CDS encoding response regulator transcription factor: MRLLLLEDDLDLAAQVSAGLHRAGFAADHVATIAEADLAVTVTDYDCLVLDRMVADGDALTLVRQLRQLRERGDEVAVVVLTARDTVEDRVDGFHVGADDYLVKPFAFAELEVRVRAVTRRRGRTRAPVLRAGDVALDVPRHEVTRGGVLLSLTAKEFAVLEMLLAADGEVRTRTDLFEGCWDERTDPTSNVVDAVVAQLRRRLGPPDPIETLRGVGYRIRS; this comes from the coding sequence ATGCGTCTGCTGCTGCTCGAGGACGACCTCGACCTGGCCGCGCAGGTGTCCGCGGGGCTCCACCGTGCCGGGTTCGCGGCCGACCACGTCGCGACCATCGCCGAGGCCGACCTCGCGGTCACGGTCACCGATTACGACTGCCTGGTCCTCGACCGGATGGTGGCCGACGGGGACGCGCTCACCCTCGTGCGCCAGCTGCGCCAGCTGCGGGAGCGCGGTGACGAGGTCGCCGTCGTGGTGCTCACCGCCCGCGACACCGTCGAGGACCGCGTGGACGGGTTCCACGTCGGTGCCGACGACTACCTGGTCAAGCCGTTCGCGTTCGCCGAGCTCGAGGTCCGGGTCCGCGCGGTCACGCGACGGCGTGGCCGGACCCGTGCCCCGGTCCTCCGCGCCGGGGACGTCGCACTGGACGTGCCGCGGCACGAGGTCACCCGCGGTGGTGTCCTGCTCTCGCTGACCGCCAAGGAGTTCGCGGTGCTCGAGATGCTGCTCGCCGCCGACGGCGAGGTCCGTACCCGGACGGACCTGTTCGAAGGGTGCTGGGACGAGCGCACGGACCCGACGTCGAACGTCGTCGACGCGGTCGTGGCGCAGCTCCGCCGACGCCTCGGTCCACCTGATCCGATCGAGACCCTCCGCGGTGTCGGGTACCGGATCCGGTCGTGA
- a CDS encoding HAMP domain-containing sensor histidine kinase: MTRPSRSAAGRRLAWVRWCMTAFFALTTAACLVGLATFAARQDQVDRERIDRELLVHADRIALGIDIDADGLVFSSAPPGANLDTAVGLNAIGTAPTGIVIDGALQYAEPAARELPSARTVERLDAAVRHGAGSASTTTSDRSGTLTRWVAVPVPQARDATVLVGTAPSSSVDHQTVVLGLVAAVLGLVSVATLAGHLLSGIAMRPAVRQTEQQEQFLREAAHELRTPIATMALIAESGLRDPDTATGALRALDRRLAGMSMLVTSLLARARADQSGAAVSMRPLRLDQLVEVTVADLEAGDDVQVDARETVVRGNPELIAQAVRNLVENALGHAPGSRVEVTVGERAFVVADDGGAPGRRAVDGRAPRPAGTGTGLSIVEWVAEVHGGTVELGPSSSGGTRATMRFPEPAAGTDDV, encoded by the coding sequence GTGACCCGTCCGTCCCGCAGCGCCGCCGGACGGCGGCTGGCGTGGGTGCGGTGGTGCATGACCGCGTTCTTCGCCCTGACCACCGCCGCGTGCCTGGTCGGGCTGGCCACGTTCGCTGCCCGGCAGGACCAGGTCGACCGGGAGCGCATCGACCGTGAGCTGCTCGTGCACGCCGACCGGATCGCGCTCGGGATCGACATCGACGCCGACGGGTTGGTCTTCTCGTCGGCGCCGCCCGGAGCGAACCTGGACACCGCGGTCGGCCTCAACGCGATCGGCACCGCGCCGACGGGGATCGTGATCGACGGCGCCCTGCAGTACGCCGAGCCCGCGGCGCGGGAGCTCCCCTCCGCCCGCACGGTTGAACGCCTGGACGCTGCGGTCCGGCACGGTGCGGGCAGCGCGTCGACGACGACGTCCGACCGGTCCGGGACCCTGACGCGGTGGGTGGCGGTCCCCGTGCCGCAGGCCCGTGACGCCACCGTCCTCGTCGGGACCGCGCCGAGCTCGAGCGTCGACCACCAGACCGTCGTGCTCGGGCTCGTCGCGGCGGTCCTCGGCCTGGTGAGCGTGGCCACCCTCGCCGGACACCTGCTCTCCGGCATCGCGATGCGACCCGCCGTCCGCCAGACCGAGCAGCAGGAGCAGTTCCTCCGCGAGGCGGCGCACGAGCTGCGGACGCCGATCGCCACCATGGCGCTGATCGCGGAGTCGGGGCTCCGCGACCCGGACACGGCGACCGGAGCGCTCCGCGCGCTGGACCGCCGACTCGCGGGCATGAGCATGCTCGTCACGAGCCTGCTCGCACGGGCGCGGGCCGACCAGTCCGGCGCGGCTGTCAGCATGCGCCCGCTCCGGCTCGACCAGCTCGTCGAGGTCACGGTCGCGGACCTCGAGGCCGGTGACGACGTGCAGGTCGACGCCCGCGAGACCGTGGTCCGCGGCAACCCGGAGCTCATCGCCCAGGCCGTGCGCAACCTTGTCGAGAACGCGCTCGGCCACGCGCCCGGCAGTCGTGTCGAGGTCACCGTCGGCGAGCGGGCGTTCGTCGTCGCGGACGACGGCGGGGCCCCGGGCCGTCGTGCCGTCGACGGGCGCGCACCCCGCCCCGCCGGCACGGGGACCGGGCTGTCCATCGTGGAGTGGGTCGCCGAGGTGCACGGCGGCACGGTCGAGCTCGGTCCGTCCTCGTCAGGCGGCACCCGCGCGACGATGCGGTTCCCGGAGCCCGCCGCAGGCACTGACGACGTCTGA
- a CDS encoding GNAT family N-acetyltransferase — protein sequence MVVTDQTGVVGFAAVQTVTEPDAVRPEELTMLYVLARAHGTGAGQTLLDAALGDRPASLWVAADNPRAHAFYRRNGFVADGTTSSFGPIATTVRLVR from the coding sequence GTGGTCGTCACGGACCAGACCGGCGTCGTCGGCTTCGCAGCGGTCCAGACCGTGACCGAGCCCGATGCGGTCCGGCCCGAGGAACTGACCATGCTCTACGTCCTCGCTCGTGCCCACGGCACCGGGGCCGGCCAGACGCTCCTCGACGCGGCACTCGGCGACCGGCCGGCGTCACTCTGGGTCGCCGCCGACAACCCGCGCGCCCATGCGTTCTACCGTCGGAACGGCTTCGTCGCTGATGGGACCACGTCGAGCTTCGGCCCGATCGCCACGACCGTGCGGCTGGTCCGGTGA
- a CDS encoding DUF6510 family protein — protein MTVLDGNALAGVLSEVLGPDATVARLRCTGCGELGALGETRVYRTAMGAVARCHGCDAVLVTVVTNGPHRWVGMPGVRAAAF, from the coding sequence ATGACGGTCCTCGACGGCAACGCACTGGCGGGTGTCCTCAGCGAGGTGCTGGGGCCGGACGCCACGGTCGCGCGGTTGCGGTGCACGGGGTGCGGTGAGCTCGGTGCCCTGGGTGAGACACGGGTGTACCGGACGGCGATGGGGGCGGTCGCCCGCTGCCACGGCTGCGACGCCGTGTTGGTCACCGTGGTGACGAACGGGCCGCATCGGTGGGTCGGGATGCCGGGCGTCCGAGCGGCTGCGTTCTGA
- a CDS encoding ferredoxin reductase, with product MSGPAPSITSDTSATDLVGLEARAGSVPPPAPRRRPTWHDATVASVAQETPNARRIVLDVPTWPGNDPGQHLDLRLTAEDGYQATRAYSIASAGDGTRVTLAVDRVDDGEVSPFLVDAVEVGDALEVHGPLGGWFVWRPARSSRPVQLIAGGSGIVPLLAMVSTHQELDDPQPFRMLYAVRTPEDVFFRDELAAAEAAAAPFALTVVYSRRSPAGSSTPSGRLTREALAAAVLPPEDGALVYVCGSTPFVEQVLTWLGELGHDIRDVRAERFGGS from the coding sequence GTGAGCGGTCCTGCTCCGTCGATCACGTCCGACACGTCCGCCACTGATCTCGTCGGTCTGGAGGCCCGGGCCGGCTCCGTCCCGCCGCCCGCGCCCCGCAGGCGGCCGACCTGGCACGACGCGACCGTCGCGTCGGTCGCCCAGGAGACCCCGAACGCCCGGCGCATCGTCCTCGACGTGCCGACCTGGCCGGGCAACGACCCGGGGCAGCACCTCGACCTGCGCCTGACCGCGGAGGACGGCTACCAGGCCACCCGCGCGTACTCGATCGCCTCCGCGGGCGACGGCACCCGGGTCACCTTGGCCGTGGACCGGGTCGACGACGGCGAGGTGTCCCCGTTCCTGGTCGACGCGGTCGAGGTCGGCGACGCCCTCGAGGTGCACGGACCGCTCGGCGGCTGGTTCGTCTGGCGCCCCGCGCGGTCGTCGCGGCCCGTGCAGCTCATCGCCGGTGGCTCGGGCATCGTCCCCCTGCTCGCGATGGTGTCGACGCACCAAGAGCTCGACGACCCACAGCCGTTCCGGATGCTCTACGCCGTGCGCACCCCGGAGGACGTCTTCTTCCGCGACGAGCTCGCCGCCGCCGAGGCCGCCGCGGCGCCGTTCGCACTGACCGTCGTGTACAGCCGCCGCTCCCCCGCCGGGTCGTCCACCCCGAGCGGCAGGCTCACCCGCGAGGCCCTCGCCGCCGCGGTGCTGCCGCCGGAGGACGGGGCATTGGTCTACGTGTGCGGTTCGACGCCCTTCGTCGAGCAGGTCCTCACCTGGCTCGGCGAGCTCGGACACGACATCCGCGACGTCCGTGCGGAACGGTTCGGAGGCAGCTGA
- a CDS encoding molybdopterin-dependent oxidoreductase, producing MASFTRGFGGRRRDQDDSRIPPGQTLVRDWPVLSAGATPEIAPADWSFSIRTESGLTEWTWDEVQALGVQDVTVDIHCVTHWTKLDMPWRGVPLDALFDQVETSLDYCMVHSFGGYTTNVPLDELLDGKAWIAFEADGAPLEPEHGGPARLLVPHLYFWKSAKWVRGIVMQADDEPGFWENAGYNLHGDPWKEERYW from the coding sequence ATGGCGAGCTTCACACGGGGTTTCGGCGGACGCCGTCGCGACCAGGACGACTCCCGCATCCCACCGGGCCAGACCCTCGTCCGCGACTGGCCGGTCCTGTCCGCTGGCGCGACGCCCGAGATCGCCCCCGCGGACTGGAGCTTCTCGATCCGCACCGAGTCCGGGCTGACCGAGTGGACGTGGGACGAGGTGCAGGCACTCGGCGTGCAGGACGTCACGGTCGACATCCACTGCGTCACGCACTGGACCAAGCTCGACATGCCCTGGCGCGGCGTCCCGCTCGACGCGCTGTTCGACCAGGTCGAGACGTCCCTCGACTACTGCATGGTGCACAGCTTCGGCGGGTACACCACCAACGTCCCGCTCGACGAGCTGTTGGACGGCAAGGCCTGGATCGCCTTCGAGGCCGACGGCGCGCCGCTCGAGCCCGAGCACGGCGGACCCGCGCGGCTGCTCGTGCCGCACCTGTACTTCTGGAAGAGCGCGAAGTGGGTGCGCGGGATCGTCATGCAGGCCGACGACGAACCGGGCTTCTGGGAGAACGCGGGCTACAACCTGCACGGCGATCCCTGGAAGGAGGAGCGGTACTGGTGA
- a CDS encoding ABC transporter substrate-binding protein, producing the protein MQHVVHTPEYPRRGPSRRSLLTGAAGLAGLGLLTLTGCSSGASAGTPELPEQAATGLARRGGRLRIARPAASAAETLDSASSLSAYEYLGALYNRLVKLDESGRTVPDLAKEWSANADGTVWTFHLRQDVRFHDGSRFGADDAIASIRHILDEATGSPQAGVLGEVMTAKSMRAVDRSTLRFDLTKPNAEFPSLLTAYQCYIVPASAISTIGRTGIGTGPFRLSSFTPAGAGSVEAFDDHFAGRPALDGIDFFSIQDTTARVNALLAGQIDLISQTNLDFATARVVAASDRATVARSVNAQWYTIPMLATSKEFSDNRVRQAMKLAYDPKSIVQTALQGTGSPGWDNPVPPQLAAFVDVPREHDPDKAKSLLKQAGREGLATSIYTSSYESVFTPLAVAYRDQVAEAGIDLTIKNASSDSYYTQIWMQKPLMVSYWFTGRPIDQLLNQIFRTGSSYNESAWSDTGFDTMLDQARAEMDDAKRLTLYQDAQRVVVENGADMTPMFGDRLVGLSRDVVNYAEFGFEFDYLRIGLRR; encoded by the coding sequence ATGCAGCACGTCGTCCACACACCCGAATACCCGCGGCGCGGGCCGAGCCGTCGCTCGCTCCTCACCGGTGCAGCCGGACTCGCCGGCCTCGGCCTGCTCACCCTGACCGGGTGCAGTTCCGGCGCCAGTGCGGGCACCCCCGAACTGCCCGAACAGGCCGCCACCGGGCTCGCCCGCCGCGGCGGCCGGCTCCGCATCGCCCGGCCCGCCGCGTCCGCCGCCGAGACCCTCGACTCGGCGAGCTCGCTGTCCGCCTACGAGTACCTCGGTGCGCTGTACAACCGGCTCGTCAAGCTCGACGAATCCGGCAGGACGGTGCCGGACCTGGCGAAGGAGTGGTCCGCGAACGCCGACGGCACCGTGTGGACGTTCCACCTGCGCCAAGACGTGCGCTTCCACGACGGCTCGCGCTTCGGAGCGGACGACGCGATCGCCAGCATCCGGCACATCCTCGACGAGGCGACCGGCTCCCCCCAGGCCGGAGTGCTCGGCGAGGTGATGACGGCGAAGTCCATGCGCGCAGTCGACCGGTCCACGCTGCGCTTCGACCTGACGAAGCCGAACGCCGAGTTCCCGTCGCTGCTGACGGCGTACCAGTGCTACATCGTGCCCGCCTCCGCGATCAGCACGATCGGCCGCACCGGGATCGGAACGGGTCCGTTCCGCCTGTCGTCGTTCACCCCCGCTGGCGCCGGCAGCGTCGAGGCGTTCGACGACCACTTCGCCGGTCGTCCCGCGCTCGACGGCATCGACTTCTTCTCGATCCAGGACACCACCGCTCGCGTGAACGCCCTGCTCGCCGGGCAGATCGACCTGATCTCGCAGACGAACCTGGACTTCGCGACCGCCCGGGTCGTCGCCGCGTCCGACCGCGCGACTGTCGCCCGCTCCGTGAACGCGCAGTGGTACACGATCCCTATGCTCGCGACCAGCAAGGAGTTCAGCGACAACCGGGTCCGACAGGCCATGAAGCTGGCGTACGACCCGAAGTCGATCGTGCAGACCGCGTTGCAGGGCACCGGGTCGCCCGGGTGGGACAACCCGGTGCCACCACAGCTCGCCGCGTTCGTCGACGTCCCGCGCGAGCACGACCCCGACAAGGCGAAGAGCCTGCTCAAGCAGGCCGGACGGGAGGGTCTGGCCACCTCGATCTACACGTCCAGTTACGAGTCGGTCTTCACCCCGCTGGCGGTCGCGTACCGCGACCAGGTCGCCGAAGCGGGCATCGACCTGACCATCAAGAACGCCTCGTCCGACTCGTACTACACGCAGATCTGGATGCAGAAGCCGCTGATGGTGAGCTACTGGTTCACCGGCCGGCCGATCGACCAGCTGCTCAACCAGATCTTCCGCACCGGCTCGTCCTACAACGAGAGCGCGTGGTCGGACACGGGCTTCGACACCATGCTCGATCAGGCCCGCGCCGAGATGGACGACGCGAAGCGTCTGACGCTCTACCAGGACGCCCAGCGTGTCGTGGTCGAGAACGGTGCCGACATGACGCCGATGTTCGGGGACCGTCTGGTCGGGCTCTCCCGGGACGTCGTCAACTACGCCGAGTTCGGGTTCGAGTTCGACTACCTCCGGATCGGACTGCGCCGATGA
- a CDS encoding ABC transporter permease — MNVLLPVVRRVGIALLTVVLASLFVFLAVQALPGDVAQQLLGQNATPDAVAALRKTLGLDQNVWLRYGQWLVGAAHGDFGTSLVSGNPVAPTLFTAFRNSMLIAVPAMLVGVTLSLTLGVVAGVRRGRPTDRVISIVSLVVMSVPEFMVATVLVLLFAIGVPLFPAVVLRGSDATVGELLPSIWLPIIVLTLAMAAYIVRTARSSTIDVMASEFVTTAELKGLTLRRVVWKHAVPSALLPTLNVVALNVAWLLGGVVVVENVFNFPGMGKLMLESVFNRDLPTIEAIALLSAVVYVVCNLAADLVALALDPRLRTRQRRTRVRPAARRATARRTATTSAAPSRADEGTAA, encoded by the coding sequence ATGAACGTCCTGCTCCCCGTCGTCCGCCGCGTGGGCATCGCCCTGCTGACGGTGGTCCTCGCCTCGCTCTTCGTGTTCCTGGCCGTGCAGGCGCTGCCCGGGGACGTCGCCCAGCAGCTGCTCGGACAGAACGCCACCCCCGACGCCGTCGCCGCGCTGCGGAAGACGCTCGGTCTCGACCAGAACGTGTGGCTCCGGTACGGCCAGTGGCTCGTCGGCGCTGCCCACGGCGACTTCGGCACGTCGCTCGTGAGCGGGAACCCGGTCGCGCCGACGCTGTTCACCGCCTTCCGCAACAGCATGCTCATCGCCGTGCCCGCGATGCTGGTCGGCGTCACGCTGTCACTGACCCTCGGCGTCGTCGCCGGCGTGCGCCGTGGTCGTCCGACGGACCGGGTCATCTCGATCGTGAGCCTGGTCGTCATGAGCGTGCCGGAGTTCATGGTCGCGACGGTCCTGGTCCTGCTCTTCGCGATCGGCGTCCCGCTCTTCCCCGCCGTCGTGCTGCGGGGGAGCGACGCCACGGTCGGCGAGCTCCTGCCCTCCATCTGGCTGCCGATCATCGTGCTGACCCTGGCGATGGCCGCGTACATCGTCCGGACCGCGCGGTCGTCGACGATCGACGTGATGGCGTCGGAGTTCGTCACGACGGCCGAGCTCAAGGGCCTGACGCTCCGCCGCGTCGTGTGGAAGCACGCCGTGCCGAGTGCCCTGCTGCCGACGCTCAACGTCGTCGCGCTCAACGTCGCGTGGCTGCTCGGCGGTGTGGTCGTCGTCGAGAACGTCTTCAACTTCCCGGGCATGGGCAAGCTCATGCTCGAGTCCGTCTTCAACCGGGACCTGCCGACGATCGAGGCGATCGCGCTCCTGAGCGCCGTCGTCTACGTCGTGTGCAACCTCGCCGCTGACCTGGTGGCACTCGCGCTCGACCCCCGCCTGCGCACCCGACAGCGTCGCACCCGGGTCCGACCCGCAGCACGACGCGCCACCGCACGTCGGACCGCCACCACGAGCGCTGCCCCGAGCCGCGCCGACGAAGGGACGGCAGCATGA
- a CDS encoding ABC transporter permease: MTAIAPRLGRIATPLRSSTALSVGLGLIALHLVLAIAAPLIAGHDPVATDPGTVLAGPEWSHWLGTDQYGRDILSRTLNGGRYALLVTFLATTIAIAVGTVLGAVTAYADNWFDEVVMRVVDALLSVPSILALLVVVTVFDAGLWVIVLAVTVVYAPAVTRVVRGAARTVITQDYVTAARARGEKPLSIVFREILPNVLDVVLVEYAMRASWIVLLVASLSFLGFGANPPTPDWGLMVQENRTALTVVPLGTLAPIVALATLVVGLNLAADGLSKSLGVDRATQGATSA, encoded by the coding sequence ATGACCGCCATCGCACCCCGCCTGGGCCGCATCGCGACGCCGCTGCGGTCGTCCACGGCGCTCTCCGTCGGCCTCGGCCTGATCGCACTACACCTCGTGCTCGCGATCGCTGCGCCGCTCATCGCCGGGCACGACCCGGTCGCCACCGACCCAGGCACCGTGCTCGCCGGGCCCGAGTGGTCGCACTGGCTCGGGACCGACCAGTACGGCCGCGACATCCTGTCCCGCACCCTGAACGGTGGTCGGTACGCGCTGCTGGTGACGTTCCTGGCCACGACGATCGCCATCGCGGTCGGCACGGTGCTCGGCGCGGTCACCGCCTACGCCGACAACTGGTTCGACGAGGTCGTCATGCGCGTCGTCGACGCCCTGCTGAGCGTGCCGTCGATCCTGGCGCTGCTCGTGGTCGTGACCGTGTTCGACGCCGGGCTCTGGGTCATCGTCCTCGCGGTCACGGTCGTCTACGCACCCGCCGTGACCCGCGTGGTGCGCGGTGCCGCCCGGACCGTGATCACGCAGGACTACGTCACGGCGGCACGGGCACGGGGCGAGAAACCGCTGTCCATCGTGTTCCGCGAGATCCTGCCGAACGTGCTCGACGTCGTCCTGGTCGAGTACGCGATGCGGGCGTCGTGGATCGTGCTGCTCGTGGCGTCGCTGTCCTTCCTTGGCTTCGGCGCCAACCCGCCCACACCCGACTGGGGACTCATGGTGCAGGAGAACCGCACCGCCCTGACCGTCGTGCCGCTCGGCACGCTGGCGCCGATCGTGGCACTCGCGACGCTCGTGGTCGGCCTCAACCTCGCCGCGGACGGGCTGAGCAAGTCACTCGGTGTCGACCGCGCAACGCAGGGAGCCACGAGCGCATGA
- a CDS encoding ABC transporter ATP-binding protein, with product MTATHTHAPTDAVTDAVPVRVQDLAISYAAGRTEVPVVRGVSFTIAAGRTLGLVGESGSGKSTVARTLLAHLRTGSRIVAGSVTVAGQDVFALSPSATRRLRGGTASVVAQNAGQALTPSMRVGEQIREALRAHGEPDDPERVTELVRMVRLPDPDTIVRRWPHQLSGGQQQRIAIAMAVAARPSVLVLDEPTTALDVVTQAAVLDLVADLGRELGMAVLLVSHDLGVVSAMADEIAVMRRGEIVEHRSTASLFAAPQHEYTRALLAAVPDGTRSGGPDRLRHDASVPETVTDAPAAAGPPVRHGRPVVDARDLVVRYGRGLPAAVDGVSFTIGPQETLAVVGESGSGKSTLATALAGLVPAESGMFTYDDGTTSGDLRDPVAARRPELRRAVQLVFQNADTSLNPRRTVGAAVARPLRLFTGSSSRARVDDLLTKVGLGPEFADRLPAQLSGGQRQRVGIARALAAGPRLVIADEITTALDVQVQAGILALLADLQRDDGLSCLFISHDLAVVRGVADRVAVMTGGRIVEIGPTERVFSGPNHPYTRTLLAATLQPGVTELPDVDDGVQHWRHTDGWADHGDGHRIRNWEDA from the coding sequence ATGACCGCCACGCACACGCACGCCCCGACCGACGCGGTCACCGACGCCGTCCCGGTCCGTGTCCAGGACCTCGCGATCTCCTACGCCGCCGGACGCACCGAGGTGCCCGTCGTCCGCGGTGTCTCGTTCACGATCGCCGCCGGCCGGACCCTCGGGCTGGTCGGCGAGTCCGGCAGCGGTAAGTCCACGGTCGCGCGGACCCTGCTGGCGCACCTGCGCACCGGGTCCCGCATCGTCGCCGGCAGCGTCACCGTCGCCGGACAGGACGTCTTCGCCCTGTCACCGTCCGCGACGCGACGGCTGCGGGGCGGCACCGCGTCGGTCGTCGCACAGAACGCCGGACAGGCCCTGACACCGTCGATGCGGGTCGGTGAGCAGATCCGCGAAGCCCTCCGCGCCCACGGCGAGCCCGACGACCCGGAGCGCGTCACCGAGCTCGTGCGGATGGTCCGGCTCCCGGACCCGGACACGATCGTCCGGCGCTGGCCGCACCAGCTGTCCGGCGGACAGCAGCAGCGCATCGCGATCGCGATGGCCGTCGCCGCGCGACCGAGCGTCCTGGTGCTCGACGAGCCGACCACCGCGCTCGACGTCGTGACCCAGGCTGCCGTGCTCGACCTGGTCGCCGACCTCGGGCGCGAGCTCGGCATGGCGGTCCTGCTCGTCAGCCACGACCTCGGCGTCGTCTCGGCGATGGCCGACGAGATCGCCGTGATGCGTCGCGGCGAGATCGTCGAGCACCGCTCGACCGCGTCGCTCTTCGCCGCGCCGCAGCACGAGTACACGCGGGCCCTGTTGGCCGCGGTGCCGGACGGCACCCGGTCGGGAGGCCCGGACCGGCTCCGTCACGACGCGAGCGTCCCGGAGACGGTCACCGACGCACCCGCCGCAGCCGGTCCTCCCGTCCGGCACGGCCGCCCCGTGGTGGACGCTCGCGACCTGGTGGTCCGGTACGGACGCGGCCTGCCGGCCGCGGTCGACGGCGTGTCCTTCACCATCGGGCCGCAGGAGACGCTCGCCGTCGTCGGCGAGTCCGGCAGCGGCAAGTCGACGCTCGCGACCGCACTGGCGGGGCTGGTCCCCGCGGAGTCGGGCATGTTCACCTACGACGACGGGACGACCTCGGGCGACCTGCGTGACCCGGTCGCCGCCCGCCGTCCGGAGCTCCGCCGTGCGGTGCAGCTCGTCTTCCAGAACGCGGACACCTCGCTCAATCCCCGCCGCACGGTCGGCGCCGCCGTCGCACGACCGCTCCGGTTGTTCACCGGCTCGAGCTCACGCGCCCGGGTGGACGACCTGCTGACCAAGGTCGGGCTCGGACCGGAGTTCGCCGATCGCCTGCCCGCGCAGCTCTCCGGTGGGCAACGGCAGCGCGTCGGGATCGCCCGGGCGCTGGCAGCCGGGCCGCGGCTCGTGATCGCGGACGAGATCACCACGGCGCTCGACGTGCAGGTGCAGGCCGGGATCCTGGCGCTGCTCGCCGACCTGCAGCGGGACGACGGGCTCAGCTGCCTGTTCATCAGCCACGACCTCGCCGTCGTGCGGGGCGTGGCCGACCGGGTCGCGGTGATGACCGGTGGGCGGATCGTCGAGATCGGCCCGACCGAACGGGTGTTCAGCGGACCGAACCACCCCTACACCCGGACGCTGCTGGCGGCGACGCTCCAACCCGGGGTCACCGAGCTGCCGGACGTCGACGACGGCGTGCAGCACTGGCGGCACACCGACGGGTGGGCCGACCACGGGGACGGGCACCGGATCAGGAACTGGGAGGACGCATGA